From a single Adhaeribacter swui genomic region:
- the gldE gene encoding gliding motility-associated protein GldE, protein MDSGGDPASSSSWLLSLWLFISDLSGGLPYTPVICILLLLIASALVSGAEVAFFSLSNNDLIYCRQSAKRSEQLIPVLLENPRRLLTTLLVLDNLINLSIIVITLHLYWAFITSSTFTAGILLVITLLLTFVIVFFGEVLPKVYANQKSLTTARRMAGFLQGSQKILAPLINLLLYITHLVENRYRNRPTTHKIEELQHAIDEASIPDSTHEEKEILKGIVNFGSLTVKQIMCSRMDIAAFDITQKLDELIPLINQWEYSRIPVYAGSIDQIEGILYVKDLLPHLDAPADFAWQNLLRPPYFVPEIKKVDDLLRDFQERHVHMAIVVDEYGGTSGLLTFEDVIEEIVGEIKDEFDEEDEIVYSQIDENTYIFEGKTSLADFCRVIGCTSDIFEPVRGKNESVGGLMIELFSKIPQNGEDVEFEKFKFVIEEADNKHVKRVKVHVGESKENVSSVV, encoded by the coding sequence GTGGATTCGGGCGGCGACCCGGCGAGTAGTAGTTCCTGGTTGCTCTCCTTATGGCTTTTTATATCCGATTTGTCGGGTGGACTGCCGTATACTCCGGTTATATGTATTTTGTTATTATTAATAGCCTCAGCCCTGGTTTCCGGAGCTGAGGTTGCTTTTTTTTCCCTTTCCAATAACGATTTAATTTACTGTCGGCAAAGCGCTAAGCGTTCGGAGCAACTTATTCCTGTTTTACTGGAAAATCCACGCCGGCTGCTTACCACCTTATTGGTGCTCGATAATCTAATAAACTTGAGCATTATAGTAATTACTCTGCACCTGTATTGGGCCTTTATTACCTCCAGCACCTTTACCGCAGGCATACTGTTGGTGATTACCTTATTACTTACCTTTGTTATCGTATTTTTTGGCGAAGTTTTGCCTAAAGTTTACGCTAACCAAAAAAGCTTAACTACTGCCCGCCGGATGGCTGGCTTTTTACAAGGTTCTCAAAAAATATTAGCACCCTTAATTAATCTGCTGTTATACATCACGCACCTGGTCGAAAACCGCTACCGTAACCGGCCAACTACGCATAAAATTGAGGAACTGCAACACGCCATCGATGAAGCCAGCATTCCCGATTCTACCCACGAAGAAAAAGAAATTTTAAAGGGCATTGTCAATTTTGGGTCGCTCACGGTAAAGCAGATTATGTGCTCCCGCATGGATATTGCCGCTTTTGATATTACCCAAAAGCTCGACGAACTTATTCCGTTAATAAACCAGTGGGAGTACTCGCGCATTCCGGTTTACGCCGGCAGCATCGACCAGATTGAAGGTATTTTATATGTAAAAGATTTACTGCCCCACTTAGATGCTCCCGCCGATTTTGCCTGGCAAAACTTACTCCGGCCACCGTATTTTGTACCCGAAATTAAAAAAGTAGACGATTTGCTGCGCGATTTTCAGGAACGCCACGTGCACATGGCCATTGTGGTGGACGAATACGGCGGCACCTCCGGTTTACTTACCTTTGAAGACGTGATTGAAGAAATTGTAGGCGAAATAAAAGATGAGTTTGACGAAGAAGATGAAATAGTTTACTCCCAGATCGATGAAAATACCTATATCTTTGAGGGTAAAACCTCGCTGGCCGATTTCTGCCGGGTAATTGGGTGCACTTCGGATATATTTGAACCAGTACGGGGCAAAAACGAATCGGTAGGTGGTTTAATGATTGAACTGTTCTCTAAAATACCGCAGAACGGCGAAGATGTGGAATTTGAAAAATTTAAATTTGTTATAGAAGAAGCCGATAACAAACACGTTAAAAGAGTAAAAGTACATGTGGGAGAAAGCAAAGAAAATGTATCGTCGGTTGTTTAG
- the recG gene encoding ATP-dependent DNA helicase RecG: MSNFFRTKIEFLKGIGPQRATLLQTELNIFTYGDLIQHYPFRYLDRTQFYKIAELDEGLPFVQVKGFVKAKELLGEGRKQRLSVILQDNTGELELVWFKGVKWMQTQLQKNLEYVVFGKPTLFNSRLNMAHPEVEAVSELKADQSFLQPVYNTTEKLKNHRIDSKAISRMMAELLKLAQPQVKETLPFNLLDHYRMISKGDALQNIHFPASAEKLTAARFRLKFEELFYVQLKLLRQKTVRKADLKGQIFKNVSTLTEFYNHHLGFDLTNAQKRVIKEIYKDLGAGKQMNRLLQGDVGSGKTIVAFISMLIAHDNGAQACLMAPTEILADQHYVGLKQYADKLGILIGKLTGSTKQSERRILHEQLQSGEMSMIVGTHALLEDVVKFKNLGLCIIDEQHRFGVAQRSKLWQKNPRVIPHVLVMTATPIPRTLAMTLYGDLDVSVIDELPAGRKEIITVHRYDAHRLRVFGFLREQIKLGRQVYIVYPLIEESETMDYKDLMDGYESVTRAFPEYQISMVHGKMKPQDKDFEMQRFVKNETQIMVATTVIEVGVNVPNASVMIIESAERFGLSQLHQLRGRVGRGAEQSYCILMTSYKLSKESKIRIETMVRTNNGFEIADIDLKLRGPGDLMGTQQSGVLDLLIADLAKDAKILQESRAAAQEILAHDPELVLPEHENIRQHIQSLQANTVNWSRIS, translated from the coding sequence GTGTCTAACTTTTTCCGTACTAAAATAGAGTTTCTGAAAGGAATAGGGCCACAAAGAGCCACGTTGCTGCAAACAGAGCTTAATATCTTTACTTACGGCGATCTTATTCAACATTACCCATTTCGCTACTTAGACCGCACCCAATTTTATAAAATTGCGGAGCTCGACGAAGGTTTGCCTTTTGTGCAGGTTAAAGGTTTTGTGAAAGCCAAAGAATTACTGGGCGAAGGCCGGAAGCAACGCTTATCGGTTATTCTGCAAGATAATACCGGCGAACTGGAGTTGGTTTGGTTTAAGGGCGTTAAATGGATGCAGACCCAACTGCAGAAAAACTTAGAATATGTAGTTTTCGGGAAGCCAACGCTGTTTAATAGCCGGTTAAATATGGCCCACCCGGAAGTAGAAGCCGTTAGCGAACTTAAAGCCGATCAAAGTTTCCTGCAGCCGGTTTACAATACCACCGAAAAATTAAAAAATCACCGCATCGATAGCAAAGCCATTAGCCGTATGATGGCCGAATTGCTAAAGTTGGCTCAACCGCAGGTTAAAGAAACGTTGCCCTTTAATCTCCTGGACCACTACCGCATGATTTCTAAAGGGGATGCTTTACAAAACATTCATTTCCCGGCATCCGCAGAAAAGCTAACGGCGGCCCGGTTCCGGCTAAAGTTTGAAGAGTTGTTTTACGTGCAGCTTAAATTATTACGTCAGAAAACCGTTCGTAAAGCCGACTTAAAAGGTCAAATTTTTAAAAACGTATCCACCCTAACCGAGTTTTATAATCACCATTTAGGCTTTGATTTAACCAACGCACAAAAACGGGTAATCAAAGAAATTTACAAAGATTTAGGAGCCGGCAAACAAATGAACCGCTTACTGCAAGGCGATGTAGGGAGCGGCAAGACCATTGTGGCATTTATTTCCATGCTTATTGCGCACGATAATGGCGCACAAGCTTGTTTGATGGCCCCCACCGAAATCCTGGCGGATCAGCACTACGTAGGTTTAAAGCAATACGCCGATAAACTGGGCATTCTGATTGGCAAACTTACCGGTTCAACTAAACAAAGCGAACGCCGGATTTTACACGAACAACTCCAATCCGGGGAGATGAGCATGATCGTGGGCACGCATGCTTTACTGGAAGATGTCGTAAAATTTAAAAATTTGGGGCTTTGCATCATCGATGAGCAACACCGGTTTGGGGTAGCCCAACGCTCTAAACTTTGGCAGAAAAATCCGCGCGTTATTCCGCACGTGCTCGTCATGACGGCCACTCCTATTCCCCGTACCTTAGCCATGACTTTGTACGGCGACTTAGATGTATCGGTAATTGACGAATTACCAGCTGGCCGCAAAGAAATAATTACGGTGCACCGTTACGATGCGCACCGGTTGAGGGTGTTTGGCTTTTTGCGCGAGCAAATAAAATTAGGCCGCCAGGTGTATATCGTGTACCCGCTCATCGAAGAATCAGAAACGATGGACTACAAAGATTTGATGGATGGTTACGAAAGCGTGACGCGGGCCTTTCCGGAATACCAGATTAGCATGGTACACGGCAAAATGAAACCCCAGGACAAAGATTTTGAAATGCAGCGCTTTGTAAAAAACGAAACCCAGATTATGGTAGCCACTACCGTAATCGAAGTAGGCGTAAACGTACCCAATGCATCGGTTATGATTATAGAAAGTGCGGAAAGGTTTGGACTCTCGCAACTGCACCAATTACGCGGACGGGTTGGCCGGGGTGCGGAGCAAAGTTATTGCATTCTGATGACCAGCTACAAATTAAGCAAGGAAAGTAAAATTCGTATTGAAACAATGGTTCGTACGAACAACGGCTTTGAAATTGCCGATATAGACTTAAAACTGCGTGGGCCCGGCGACTTAATGGGCACCCAGCAAAGTGGGGTATTAGATTTATTAATTGCCGATTTGGCTAAAGACGCAAAAATACTACAAGAGTCCCGGGCGGCTGCTCAGGAGATTCTGGCCCACGACCCGGAATTAGTTTTACCTGAACACGAAAATATCCGGCAGCATATTCAATCGCTGCAGGCAAATACTGTAAACTGGAGCAGAATAAGCTAA
- the gldD gene encoding gliding motility lipoprotein GldD: protein MYRRLFRQPFLLLCLVSLCFYSCSEEFTPKPKGYNRIDLPVPKYQPLQEKHPFYFEYSVYSKIRPDSSRLAEPHWLNVYYPRFNANVQLTYRTINHNQKTFNTLIEDARRLTSKHQIKAEGITEALIKTPSGKTANLFELSGEVPSQFQFYVTDSTQHFFRGALYFRTATANDSLAPVIEYIKKDVIHLLNTLEWRKAN from the coding sequence ATGTATCGTCGGTTGTTTAGGCAGCCATTTTTATTGTTGTGTCTTGTTTCTCTTTGCTTTTATTCTTGTTCCGAAGAATTTACGCCTAAGCCCAAAGGCTACAACCGCATTGATTTACCCGTACCAAAGTATCAGCCATTACAGGAAAAGCACCCCTTTTATTTTGAGTACTCGGTATATAGTAAAATCCGACCCGATTCTTCGCGGCTCGCCGAACCGCATTGGTTAAACGTATATTATCCCCGGTTTAATGCCAACGTGCAATTAACTTACCGCACCATTAATCATAACCAAAAAACGTTTAATACCCTGATTGAAGATGCCCGGCGGCTTACGTCTAAACACCAGATTAAAGCCGAAGGTATTACCGAGGCTCTGATAAAAACGCCGAGCGGCAAAACGGCCAATTTATTTGAACTCAGCGGCGAAGTACCCAGCCAGTTTCAGTTCTACGTAACCGATTCTACGCAGCATTTTTTCCGGGGTGCCTTGTACTTCCGTACCGCTACCGCCAACGATTCCCTGGCTCCCGTAATCGAGTATATCAAGAAAGACGTTATTCACCTACTGAATACTTTGGAGTGGAGAAAAGCTAATTAG
- a CDS encoding HU family DNA-binding protein has protein sequence MTKAEVISEIADKTGIEKTDVAATVEAFFKVVKDSMSNGNNIYVRGFGSFVNKKRAKKVARNISKNTAIIIDEHFIPSFKPSKSFIQKIKNSKKLNVAAVS, from the coding sequence GTGACTAAAGCAGAAGTAATATCAGAAATTGCAGACAAGACAGGTATCGAGAAAACGGATGTAGCGGCTACAGTTGAAGCGTTTTTCAAAGTAGTAAAGGATTCCATGTCTAATGGCAACAACATTTATGTGAGAGGTTTCGGTAGCTTTGTCAATAAAAAAAGAGCAAAGAAAGTAGCCCGTAACATTTCTAAAAATACGGCTATTATTATTGATGAACACTTCATCCCTTCTTTTAAACCTTCTAAATCATTTATTCAGAAAATAAAAAACAGTAAAAAACTAAACGTAGCTGCTGTTTCTTAA
- a CDS encoding acyl-CoA dehydrogenase family protein has protein sequence MEVANKTLKGGEFLIKETPAADVFIPEEFNEEQRMMADTAKEFVQTQVEPLLDRLDNHEEGLMEGLMQQAGDLGLFALSLPEEFGGFDKDFNTSLLVTESVGGGHSFPVAFAAHTGIGMLPILYFGTEEQKQKYLPKLASGEWTAAYCLTEPGSGSDALAAKTKAVLDASGENYVLNGQKMWITNAGFAQVFIVFAQVDGDKFTGFIVEKDFPGFSLGNEEHKMGIKGSSTRQVFLTDCVVPKENVLGQIGKGHLIAFNILNLGRIKLAAATLGASKKVINLAVKYANERSQFKIPISKFGAIRHKLGQMATRIFASESALYRTGNAIYLKEQELLAAGKPFSEALLGAAKEFAVEAAMLKVDGSETLDYVVDEGVQIYGGYGYSADYPMDRAYRDARINRIFEGTNEINRMLTVDMLLKKALKGELDLMSPAKAIQEELMSIPDFGEEEEGLFVAEKNIIRNMKKAILLVAGTAVQKFMMTLEKEQEILMNIADMAIKTYTAESALLRVEKLINLKGEEATARQKDMALVYLYEALDAIYLAGKDAIAAMAEGDEYKLLFIGIKRFTKAEPFNTKEARRRIAADMIQQNQFIY, from the coding sequence ATGGAAGTAGCTAATAAAACCCTAAAAGGCGGCGAGTTTCTGATAAAAGAAACACCCGCGGCCGATGTATTTATTCCGGAGGAATTTAACGAAGAGCAGCGCATGATGGCCGATACGGCCAAGGAATTTGTACAAACGCAAGTAGAACCCCTGCTAGATAGACTCGATAACCACGAAGAAGGGCTAATGGAAGGTTTAATGCAACAAGCCGGCGATTTAGGTTTGTTCGCTTTGAGTTTACCCGAAGAATTCGGTGGCTTTGATAAAGACTTCAACACGTCTTTGCTGGTTACGGAATCGGTAGGAGGAGGGCACTCGTTTCCGGTGGCTTTTGCGGCGCATACCGGTATTGGCATGCTGCCTATCTTGTATTTCGGTACGGAAGAACAAAAGCAAAAATACTTACCTAAACTAGCCAGTGGCGAGTGGACTGCGGCTTATTGTCTTACCGAACCTGGTTCCGGTTCCGATGCACTAGCCGCTAAAACTAAAGCGGTGTTGGATGCCAGCGGGGAAAACTACGTTCTGAATGGCCAAAAAATGTGGATTACTAATGCTGGTTTTGCGCAGGTGTTTATTGTTTTTGCCCAGGTAGATGGCGATAAATTTACCGGCTTTATTGTGGAAAAAGATTTTCCCGGATTTAGTTTGGGAAACGAAGAGCATAAAATGGGGATTAAAGGCTCTTCTACGCGCCAGGTTTTCTTAACCGATTGCGTGGTGCCCAAAGAAAACGTGCTCGGGCAAATTGGTAAAGGCCATTTAATTGCTTTTAACATTTTAAACTTAGGCCGGATTAAATTAGCGGCCGCTACCTTGGGAGCTTCCAAAAAAGTAATTAATCTGGCCGTGAAATACGCCAATGAACGTTCTCAATTTAAAATTCCGATTTCCAAGTTTGGGGCTATCCGCCACAAATTAGGCCAAATGGCTACCCGGATATTTGCCAGCGAATCGGCCTTGTACCGCACCGGCAATGCTATTTACCTGAAAGAACAAGAATTACTGGCTGCCGGAAAACCATTTTCTGAAGCCTTATTAGGCGCGGCCAAAGAATTTGCCGTGGAGGCTGCCATGTTAAAAGTAGACGGTTCTGAAACCCTGGATTATGTAGTAGATGAAGGCGTGCAAATTTACGGGGGCTACGGATATTCTGCGGATTACCCCATGGACCGCGCTTACCGCGATGCCCGCATTAACCGCATTTTCGAAGGCACCAACGAAATTAACCGCATGCTTACCGTGGATATGCTCCTGAAGAAAGCTTTAAAAGGAGAACTGGATTTAATGAGTCCCGCTAAAGCCATTCAGGAAGAGCTCATGAGTATTCCAGATTTTGGCGAAGAGGAAGAAGGCCTTTTTGTAGCCGAAAAGAACATTATCCGGAACATGAAAAAAGCTATTCTACTCGTTGCAGGTACGGCAGTACAAAAGTTTATGATGACCCTGGAAAAAGAACAGGAAATACTCATGAACATTGCCGATATGGCCATAAAAACCTATACTGCAGAGTCTGCACTTTTGCGGGTAGAAAAACTCATTAACCTGAAAGGAGAAGAGGCTACCGCTCGCCAGAAAGATATGGCTCTGGTGTATTTGTACGAAGCCTTAGATGCAATTTACTTAGCCGGTAAAGACGCTATTGCGGCCATGGCCGAAGGCGACGAATATAAATTGCTATTTATCGGGATTAAACGGTTTACCAAAGCCGAACCATTTAATACGAAAGAAGCCCGCCGGCGCATTGCCGCCGACATGATTCAGCAAAACCAATTTATTTACTAA
- a CDS encoding tetratricopeptide repeat protein, whose protein sequence is MQLKTLRPQILVVTAALALIIGMFFLPRVIINKDKQGALSKAGAARDKGAAPAAGEESHEGHAHAPGEGHDAEEVAHVEATPQQLGEIQLLRRQFTSEQNNGNRLKLASQLGEKYAAISKYDSAGYFYEQAAEIRPGETAYQKAADQYFEAFSFAATEDRSKVLGEKARGLYEKVLKNNPANLDAKTNIAMTYIASESPMQGITLLREVIATDPNNEKALFNLGILSIQSTQYDKAVERFEKLVSINPKHVQGNFYLGVALAESGKKQEAAAAFKKAKSLSDDPGFQASVDNELSKLQ, encoded by the coding sequence TTGCAACTCAAAACGCTCCGACCTCAGATTTTAGTAGTAACCGCCGCTTTGGCGCTGATTATCGGTATGTTTTTTCTGCCGCGAGTTATTATAAACAAAGATAAGCAAGGTGCACTCTCTAAGGCAGGTGCGGCCCGCGATAAAGGGGCCGCACCTGCTGCCGGAGAAGAAAGCCATGAAGGGCATGCCCACGCTCCCGGCGAAGGGCATGATGCCGAAGAAGTAGCCCACGTAGAAGCCACTCCCCAGCAACTCGGCGAAATTCAATTGCTCCGCCGGCAATTTACCTCGGAGCAAAACAACGGTAACCGCTTAAAATTGGCTTCGCAATTAGGCGAAAAGTACGCCGCTATCAGCAAATACGACAGTGCCGGTTACTTTTATGAGCAAGCCGCCGAAATAAGACCCGGCGAAACGGCTTACCAAAAAGCTGCTGACCAGTATTTTGAAGCGTTTAGTTTTGCTGCTACCGAAGATCGCTCGAAAGTGCTCGGCGAAAAGGCCCGGGGGTTATACGAAAAAGTATTAAAAAACAACCCGGCTAACCTGGATGCTAAAACTAACATTGCTATGACGTATATTGCCAGCGAATCGCCGATGCAAGGAATAACGTTGTTACGGGAAGTAATTGCTACTGACCCGAATAACGAAAAAGCTTTGTTTAACTTAGGCATTCTCTCGATTCAATCTACGCAGTACGATAAAGCCGTAGAGCGATTTGAGAAACTGGTAAGCATTAACCCCAAACACGTACAAGGCAACTTTTATTTAGGGGTAGCCTTGGCCGAGTCGGGTAAAAAACAAGAAGCAGCAGCAGCTTTCAAAAAGGCTAAATCATTAAGTGATGATCCTGGTTTTCAGGCATCAGTAGATAATGAATTAAGTAAATTACAGTAA
- the mutY gene encoding A/G-specific adenine glycosylase gives MVTPDSDAFANTLLNWYNRHQRTLPWRETKDPYAIWLSEVILQQTRVSQGLPYYLDFIATYPTVQDLAHAPIDDVLRHWQGLGYYSRARNMHQTAKYITHECHGIFPNTYKGLLQLKGIGPYTAAAIASFAFKEKVAVVDGNVYRVLARVFGLAEDTASGAGKKAFQLLADSLISAEHPDTYNQAIMEFGAIQCTPLMPDCLFCPLQQVCYAFQHGLVQVLPHKTKAKASRLRHFHYLVFRHENTFFLKRRAENDIWQGLYDFYLLPNEEEPTLNLEVIKQHIAQLNAPVEYAFIQEPVKTYKRILSHQKILAKFYLIPLESRLREEVLLNTGLAAYSKAEIEQLPKAVLISDYLHDIKI, from the coding sequence ATGGTAACCCCTGATTCTGATGCTTTTGCGAATACTTTATTAAACTGGTATAACCGCCACCAACGCACATTGCCCTGGCGCGAAACCAAAGATCCGTATGCTATTTGGCTGTCCGAAGTTATTTTACAGCAAACCCGGGTAAGCCAGGGACTGCCTTATTATCTGGACTTTATCGCTACTTACCCAACGGTGCAGGACTTAGCCCATGCCCCCATCGACGACGTATTGCGCCACTGGCAAGGACTCGGTTATTATTCCCGGGCCCGCAACATGCATCAAACAGCTAAGTACATAACGCACGAATGCCACGGAATATTTCCTAACACCTATAAAGGTTTACTGCAACTAAAAGGAATTGGCCCGTATACTGCGGCGGCGATCGCCTCTTTTGCTTTTAAAGAAAAAGTGGCCGTAGTAGATGGCAATGTTTACCGGGTATTGGCGCGGGTGTTTGGCTTAGCCGAAGATACCGCCAGTGGTGCGGGTAAAAAAGCATTTCAGCTATTAGCCGATTCTTTAATTTCGGCGGAACATCCGGATACGTACAACCAGGCCATTATGGAGTTCGGGGCTATTCAATGTACACCCCTTATGCCCGATTGTTTGTTTTGTCCGTTGCAGCAGGTTTGCTACGCTTTTCAGCACGGTTTGGTGCAGGTATTACCCCACAAAACTAAAGCGAAAGCCAGCCGTTTGCGGCATTTTCATTACCTTGTTTTTAGGCACGAAAACACATTTTTTTTAAAAAGACGCGCTGAAAACGATATCTGGCAAGGTTTATACGATTTTTATTTATTGCCCAACGAAGAAGAACCAACCCTAAACCTAGAGGTTATTAAGCAACATATTGCTCAGTTAAACGCCCCAGTTGAATATGCTTTTATTCAAGAGCCTGTAAAAACGTATAAACGTATTCTGAGTCATCAGAAAATCTTGGCCAAATTTTATCTTATTCCGCTTGAATCTCGTTTAAGGGAGGAAGTACTTTTAAATACTGGTTTAGCAGCTTATTCTAAAGCAGAAATCGAGCAATTACCAAAAGCCGTATTGATTAGTGACTATTTGCACGACATTAAAATTTAG
- a CDS encoding single-stranded DNA-binding protein — protein MASVNKVILVGNLGKDPEVRHLEGGVAVARFPIATSETFKDKNGEKQERTEWHNIVVWRGLADVAEKYLKKGQSVYIEGKIRTSNYQDKEGIQRYSTEIVADNMTMLGGRSDAGNGNQNQYSGGTSAGNNRTETPAPAFEGEPDDLPF, from the coding sequence ATGGCAAGTGTTAATAAAGTAATTTTGGTGGGTAATCTGGGTAAAGATCCGGAAGTACGTCATTTAGAAGGCGGCGTAGCCGTTGCCCGTTTCCCGATTGCCACCTCCGAAACTTTTAAAGATAAAAATGGCGAAAAGCAGGAACGCACCGAGTGGCACAACATTGTGGTATGGCGCGGTTTAGCCGACGTAGCAGAAAAATATTTAAAAAAAGGACAGTCGGTATACATTGAAGGTAAAATCCGAACCAGCAATTACCAGGATAAAGAAGGTATTCAGCGCTACTCCACCGAAATTGTAGCCGATAACATGACTATGCTGGGTGGCCGGAGCGATGCCGGCAATGGCAATCAAAACCAATATTCGGGCGGAACCTCTGCTGGCAACAACCGGACAGAAACGCCGGCCCCGGCTTTTGAAGGTGAACCCGATGATTTACCTTTTTAA
- a CDS encoding Rne/Rng family ribonuclease: MSNELIINSTQDGERIALLQDKRLVEYHFERNDTNYTVGDIFLGTVKKVMPGLNAAFIDIGYEKDAFLHYHDLGVNFRSLSKFVKVAQTQKNATARLSQYKFEPEIDKLGKIGEVLKKGQQLLVQIVKEPISTKGPRLSCELSLAGRYLVLVPFSNTVSVSKKIVSKDERQRLKRLIMSIKPENFGVIIRTVAEGRDVAELDKDLRSMVANWEEGFNVLRTAKERDKVLGELGRSSSILRDILNESFDSIVVDNDRLHEEIKTYIEKIAPDKARILKHYSGKVKTFEQYGIEKQLKSLFGKTVSIPGGGYLVIEHTEALHVIDVNSGNKSNTETDQEATALNVNLTAAREVVRQLRLRDLGGIIVTDFIDMKSAENRQKVFDVVKEEMKKDRSKSTVLPISKFGLMQITRQRVRPEQNIVTGEVCPTCNGTGKISASILVTDEIENTIDDLLTNQNQKNITLYVHPFLHAYYTKGLISKQLKWFFHYYKWIGVMKDTSLGLTEYKIMDERNEEIEVHSNAAMVNSVQDKFEAVDEVV, from the coding sequence GTGAGTAATGAATTAATTATAAATTCTACTCAGGATGGGGAACGAATCGCGCTTCTACAAGATAAAAGGTTGGTCGAATATCATTTCGAAAGAAATGATACCAACTACACCGTAGGAGATATTTTTCTGGGTACGGTTAAAAAAGTAATGCCCGGATTAAACGCTGCTTTTATCGATATTGGCTACGAGAAAGATGCCTTTCTCCACTACCACGACCTGGGAGTTAACTTCCGGTCGTTAAGCAAATTCGTAAAAGTAGCCCAAACGCAAAAAAACGCTACGGCTCGTTTAAGCCAGTATAAATTTGAACCAGAAATTGATAAGCTCGGAAAAATCGGCGAGGTGCTGAAAAAAGGGCAGCAGTTGCTGGTGCAAATTGTAAAAGAACCTATTTCTACCAAAGGCCCGCGGCTCTCCTGTGAGTTGTCGCTGGCGGGCAGGTACCTGGTGTTGGTTCCGTTTTCAAATACGGTAAGCGTATCTAAGAAAATTGTGAGCAAAGACGAACGCCAGCGCCTGAAAAGACTCATTATGTCCATTAAACCCGAAAACTTCGGGGTTATTATCCGGACGGTAGCCGAAGGGCGCGATGTAGCAGAACTAGATAAAGATCTGCGCAGCATGGTAGCTAATTGGGAAGAAGGTTTTAATGTACTGCGTACGGCCAAAGAGCGCGATAAAGTTCTCGGCGAACTAGGAAGATCGTCGTCCATCCTGCGGGATATTTTAAACGAAAGTTTTGACAGCATTGTAGTGGATAACGACCGACTACACGAAGAAATCAAAACCTATATCGAGAAAATAGCCCCAGATAAAGCCCGGATTTTAAAACATTATTCCGGCAAAGTAAAAACATTTGAACAATACGGAATCGAAAAACAGTTAAAATCGCTGTTCGGTAAAACCGTAAGTATACCGGGAGGCGGTTACCTTGTAATCGAACACACCGAAGCCCTTCACGTAATCGACGTGAATAGTGGCAATAAATCAAATACCGAAACCGACCAGGAAGCCACGGCTTTAAACGTAAACCTGACGGCGGCCCGCGAAGTAGTAAGGCAGTTACGGCTCCGCGATTTAGGCGGCATTATTGTTACTGATTTTATTGATATGAAATCAGCGGAAAACCGCCAGAAAGTATTTGATGTAGTTAAAGAAGAGATGAAAAAAGACCGGTCTAAATCAACGGTTTTGCCTATCTCTAAATTTGGGTTAATGCAGATTACCCGCCAGCGCGTAAGACCGGAGCAGAATATTGTAACCGGCGAAGTTTGTCCGACTTGTAACGGCACTGGTAAAATATCGGCCAGCATTTTGGTTACCGACGAAATCGAAAATACCATTGACGATTTGTTAACTAACCAAAATCAGAAGAACATTACGCTTTACGTGCATCCGTTTTTACACGCGTATTACACCAAAGGCCTAATTTCGAAACAGTTGAAGTGGTTTTTCCATTATTATAAATGGATTGGAGTAATGAAAGACACATCGCTGGGCCTAACGGAATACAAGATAATGGACGAACGTAACGAAGAAATTGAGGTACACTCTAATGCCGCCATGGTAAACAGTGTACAAGATAAATTTGAAGCTGTTGATGAAGTAGTTTAA